From Halobacillus sp. Marseille-Q1614, the proteins below share one genomic window:
- the hisB gene encoding imidazoleglycerol-phosphate dehydratase HisB, translating into MSDRHAAVSRKTRETDINLEFTIDGEGKSELEVQVPFMSHMLELFTKHGLFNLKVVGRGDVEVDDHHLTEDLGIVLGQALREALGDKYGIKRYGSMTLPMDETLVTVAVDLSDRPHLEWHADLPKDRVGTFDTENVHEFFWKLAAEARMNLHIVLHHGHNTHHIIEAMFKALARALDEATMVDPRIKGVPSTKGSL; encoded by the coding sequence ATGAGTGACCGTCACGCGGCCGTGAGCCGTAAAACAAGAGAAACAGATATCAACCTTGAATTTACTATAGATGGAGAAGGAAAGTCAGAGCTTGAAGTACAAGTTCCTTTCATGTCCCATATGCTGGAGCTTTTCACTAAGCACGGTCTGTTCAATTTGAAAGTCGTTGGCCGCGGGGATGTAGAAGTCGATGATCACCACTTAACAGAAGACTTAGGAATTGTTTTAGGACAGGCTTTACGCGAAGCTCTTGGTGATAAATACGGCATTAAAAGATACGGTTCGATGACGCTTCCCATGGATGAGACCCTCGTGACGGTAGCTGTGGATTTAAGTGATCGTCCGCACCTTGAATGGCATGCCGATTTGCCAAAAGACCGTGTAGGAACCTTTGATACGGAAAATGTGCATGAATTTTTTTGGAAGCTGGCAGCGGAGGCACGGATGAATTTACATATCGTGCTTCACCACGGCCACAACACCCACCACATTATTGAAGCGATGTTTAAAGCATTAGCGCGCGCCCTGGATGAAGCAACAATGGTAGATCCGAGAATTAAAGGGGTACCAAGCACGAAAGGAAGCTTATAA